A portion of the Eubacterium maltosivorans genome contains these proteins:
- the dhaM gene encoding dihydroxyacetone kinase phosphoryl donor subunit DhaM, with amino-acid sequence MVGIVVVSHSQKVAEGAKELALQMAADAKIAAAGGLQDGSIGTDMEKITNAINEVMSDDGVIMLVDMGSAIMTSEMAIEMSDNPEKIKIVDTPVVEGTIFGAVEASIGSSMEQIMDVLAQAKTQPKF; translated from the coding sequence ATGGTAGGAATCGTTGTTGTTTCACACTCACAGAAAGTAGCGGAAGGTGCAAAGGAACTGGCGCTGCAGATGGCAGCCGATGCGAAAATTGCGGCGGCAGGCGGCCTTCAGGATGGCAGCATTGGTACAGATATGGAAAAAATTACCAATGCGATCAACGAAGTTATGTCCGACGATGGCGTTATTATGCTGGTCGATATGGGATCAGCCATCATGACTTCTGAAATGGCCATTGAAATGTCTGACAATCCTGAAAAGATTAAAATCGTCGATACACCTGTTGTTGAGGGAACGATTTTTGGAGCTGTCGAAGCTTCAATCGGATCTTCAATGGAACAGATTATGGATGTTTTGGCACAGGCTAAGACACAGCCAAAATTTTAG
- the dhaL gene encoding dihydroxyacetone kinase subunit DhaL → MAATKENVLTFIHLFNDKMQEHRQALTDMDQAIGDGDHGINMSRGMKAVEEKLPTFEEKNIDDILKGVGMTLVSTVGGASGPLYGTAFMKAGMTSKGKDELTAEDISAALEAAIEGIKQRGKSTTGEKTMLDAIVPAKEAYDKAVGEGKSIAAALADAEAAAWDGVEYTKTIIATKGRASYLGERSIGHQDPGATSITYLIQAAKEAGEQAGA, encoded by the coding sequence ATGGCAGCAACAAAAGAAAATGTATTAACTTTTATTCACCTGTTTAATGATAAAATGCAGGAACACCGTCAGGCTTTGACCGATATGGATCAGGCCATCGGTGATGGCGACCACGGTATTAACATGAGCCGCGGCATGAAAGCCGTTGAAGAAAAATTACCGACATTTGAAGAAAAAAATATTGACGATATCTTAAAGGGTGTTGGCATGACATTGGTTTCCACTGTCGGCGGAGCTTCTGGCCCGTTATACGGCACTGCTTTCATGAAAGCTGGAATGACTTCCAAGGGAAAAGATGAACTGACCGCCGAGGATATCAGCGCAGCTCTGGAAGCCGCCATTGAGGGAATTAAGCAGCGCGGTAAGTCCACCACTGGTGAAAAAACCATGCTCGACGCCATTGTGCCGGCTAAAGAAGCCTATGACAAAGCGGTTGGGGAAGGAAAAAGCATCGCCGCCGCACTGGCGGACGCTGAAGCCGCCGCGTGGGACGGCGTTGAATACACCAAGACAATTATTGCGACTAAAGGCCGCGCAAGCTATCTGGGTGAACGCAGCATCGGACATCAGGACCCTGGAGCAACCTCCATTACCTATTTAATTCAGGCAGCGAAAGAAGCCGGAGAACAGGCCGGAGCGTAA
- the dhaK gene encoding dihydroxyacetone kinase subunit DhaK produces MKKFINDVENVENEMLEGIVDAHPDYVKRLEGLDVLVRADKKEGKVALVSGGGSGHEPAHGGFVGRGMLDAAVAGAVYTSPTPDQVYEAIKAVDAGNGVLLVIKNYTGDVMNFEMAAEMAEGDGIEVASVVTNDDVAVQDSLYTTGRRGVAGTIFVHKIAGAKAEAGAPLADVKAVAEKVIANVRTMGVAIKPSTVPAAGKPGFELAEDEMEIGIGIHGEPGTHREALRPANEIVDHLLEKILADIDYSGSEVAVMVNGGGATPAMELYILNKRVHDVLTEKGIKIAKTFVGNYMTSIDMAGASISLLKLDDEMKELLNAPADTIALTQF; encoded by the coding sequence ATGAAAAAATTTATCAATGATGTTGAAAACGTTGAAAACGAGATGCTTGAAGGGATCGTCGATGCCCACCCGGATTATGTTAAACGCCTTGAAGGCCTAGACGTACTGGTAAGAGCAGATAAAAAAGAAGGGAAAGTAGCGCTTGTCAGCGGCGGCGGCAGCGGACATGAACCAGCCCACGGCGGTTTTGTCGGCAGAGGGATGCTGGATGCTGCGGTAGCCGGCGCTGTATACACCTCTCCAACACCAGACCAGGTTTATGAAGCCATTAAAGCAGTTGACGCTGGAAATGGTGTATTATTAGTCATCAAGAATTATACCGGTGATGTTATGAATTTTGAAATGGCTGCTGAAATGGCAGAAGGTGACGGCATTGAAGTGGCTTCTGTTGTTACGAACGATGACGTTGCAGTACAGGACAGTCTTTATACAACCGGACGCCGTGGTGTTGCCGGAACAATTTTTGTTCATAAAATTGCCGGAGCCAAGGCAGAAGCAGGCGCTCCTTTAGCAGATGTTAAAGCTGTTGCTGAAAAAGTTATCGCCAATGTACGTACCATGGGCGTTGCCATTAAACCATCAACCGTTCCTGCGGCAGGAAAACCAGGCTTTGAACTGGCAGAGGATGAAATGGAAATCGGTATTGGTATCCATGGCGAACCGGGAACCCACCGCGAAGCTTTAAGACCAGCGAACGAAATCGTAGACCATCTGCTTGAAAAGATTTTAGCAGATATTGACTACTCAGGCTCCGAGGTTGCTGTTATGGTTAACGGCGGCGGTGCAACACCTGCGATGGAACTTTACATTCTCAACAAACGCGTTCACGACGTATTAACCGAAAAGGGCATTAAGATCGCTAAAACCTTTGTTGGCAACTATATGACCTCCATTGATATGGCTGGAGCTTCCATCAGTCTGTTAAAACTGGATGATGAAATGAAGGAACTGCTGAACGCACCGGCAGATACTATTGCATTAACTCAGTTTTAA